Proteins found in one Magnetococcales bacterium genomic segment:
- a CDS encoding GspH/FimT family pseudopilin: MAKRVVRVIIRILPTGKFRVPFQGFTLLEILISLAILGMLTLLTPPLLLAVMPGLRLEEVTKKSSVLLRRAQNLAITTNQETVVTISTRERWLRMGKEDTSAGFSDEISVQLTTPESEQLDEGSARIRFFPEGGSTGAQLVFKLDNVSNVVTVDWLTGQVRVNEGTPAKD, translated from the coding sequence ATGGCCAAGAGGGTGGTGAGGGTGATAATCAGGATATTGCCAACTGGTAAGTTTCGGGTACCTTTTCAAGGGTTTACCCTCCTTGAGATTTTGATCTCCCTTGCCATTTTGGGGATGTTGACACTGCTCACTCCGCCGCTGCTTTTGGCCGTAATGCCCGGTTTGCGTTTGGAGGAAGTGACAAAGAAGTCCTCCGTGCTCTTACGAAGAGCCCAAAACCTGGCAATCACAACGAATCAAGAGACGGTTGTGACCATCAGTACTCGGGAGAGATGGTTGCGCATGGGCAAGGAGGACACGTCCGCAGGGTTTTCGGATGAAATTTCCGTACAATTGACAACACCGGAATCCGAACAGCTCGATGAGGGGAGCGCAAGGATCCGTTTCTTCCCGGAGGGAGGATCAACCGGAGCCCAACTTGTATTCAAACTGGATAACGTGTCTAACGTGGTAACCGTGGACTGGCTGACAGGTCAGGTGAGAGTGAATGAGGGAACCCCCGCCAAAGATTGA
- a CDS encoding type II secretion system F family protein, with product MPIFQYKAIKRDSRETVAGSLEAKDRLSAARQLQDSGHIPLNILPGTTASPNMGVSFQWKKGAFLTNKDQAFIAHELSTLLEAGMDVSRAIKLMIDLSENERVKKALMKVMERIQEGDILSKAMEKQPEEFLPVFTNMVKAGETGGSIARSLLEFAVFLERSVALQERTKSALVYPIFMLVMMGVSLAVLFGVVLPQFKSLFEDAGDKLPLLTRILLIVSYNFREYGYHGLVFLLCLVIGIRIAIRKARFRSYWHSLLLKNFLVGDVVTKYEVARFCRMFGTLLKNGVETMQALSMATKSVGNMVIILALTEVSTQVNKGQLLSNALEEKHLFPPRAIQLLRIGEETGKMSEMLERLSDIYEKEVESGVEQLMALLTPVITIVMGLLVGLIAASILITVLSVNKLAF from the coding sequence ATGCCTATTTTTCAATATAAAGCGATAAAACGAGATTCCCGTGAGACCGTTGCAGGATCGTTGGAGGCGAAGGATCGCCTGTCCGCCGCGCGCCAACTTCAAGACAGTGGCCATATTCCGTTAAATATATTACCTGGCACGACTGCATCCCCCAACATGGGAGTATCTTTCCAATGGAAAAAAGGGGCATTCCTGACCAATAAGGACCAGGCCTTTATTGCCCATGAATTATCCACACTGCTTGAAGCGGGTATGGATGTTTCCCGAGCGATCAAGTTGATGATTGATTTGTCGGAGAATGAACGAGTTAAAAAAGCCCTGATGAAGGTCATGGAGCGTATTCAGGAAGGAGATATCCTTTCAAAGGCAATGGAGAAGCAGCCGGAAGAGTTTCTTCCCGTATTTACCAACATGGTAAAGGCGGGAGAGACAGGTGGCAGTATTGCACGATCCTTGCTGGAGTTTGCCGTCTTCCTTGAACGTTCCGTGGCACTTCAGGAAAGAACCAAATCGGCCCTGGTCTATCCCATCTTTATGCTGGTGATGATGGGGGTATCATTGGCGGTATTATTCGGCGTGGTTCTGCCTCAGTTCAAATCACTCTTCGAAGACGCGGGAGATAAACTGCCGCTGTTGACCCGGATACTGCTGATTGTCAGTTATAATTTCAGGGAATATGGGTACCATGGGCTGGTTTTTCTATTGTGCCTTGTGATTGGGATCCGAATCGCCATCCGCAAAGCCCGTTTTCGAAGTTATTGGCACAGTTTATTATTGAAGAATTTCTTAGTGGGCGATGTGGTGACAAAATATGAAGTCGCTCGATTTTGTCGCATGTTTGGCACGCTTTTGAAAAATGGTGTGGAAACCATGCAAGCTCTGTCCATGGCCACAAAATCAGTGGGGAATATGGTAATCATCTTGGCATTGACGGAAGTATCCACTCAGGTGAACAAGGGGCAATTACTTTCCAACGCTTTGGAAGAAAAACACCTTTTCCCACCCCGGGCCATTCAACTTCTTCGAATTGGAGAAGAGACTGGGAAAATGAGTGAGATGCTGGAAAGGTTGTCCGATATCTATGAAAAGGAAGTTGAATCAGGCGTGGAGCAGTTGATGGCGTTGCTGACACCCGTAATCACCATTGTTATGGGTTTGTTGGTCGGTTTGATCGCCGCCTCGATTTTAATCACCGTCCTGAGCGTCAACAAACTGGCCTTTTAG
- the gspG gene encoding type II secretion system major pseudopilin GspG yields the protein MSNKMREGFTLIELLVVLVILGLLISIAAPSLFEQMSKAKRDTAALQIENLGSSLDLYRLNIGGYPSQDEGLKAMVKAPAEAGSRWQGPYVKKEQSLTDPWGNLYIYTYPGKHNKKGYDLYSAGADGQEGGEGDNQDIANW from the coding sequence ATGAGCAACAAAATGCGTGAAGGATTCACCTTGATCGAACTGCTGGTTGTGTTAGTCATTCTCGGACTGCTCATCAGCATTGCCGCCCCCAGTTTGTTTGAACAGATGAGTAAGGCAAAACGAGATACAGCGGCTCTTCAAATTGAGAACCTGGGCTCCAGTCTCGATCTCTATCGCCTCAATATCGGTGGCTACCCTAGCCAGGATGAAGGGTTAAAAGCCATGGTAAAAGCCCCGGCCGAAGCCGGCAGTCGCTGGCAGGGGCCGTATGTTAAAAAGGAACAATCTTTGACAGATCCTTGGGGTAATCTTTACATCTACACCTATCCTGGAAAGCACAACAAAAAAGGCTATGACCTCTATTCTGCAGGAGCAGATGGCCAAGAGGGTGGTGAGGGTGATAATCAGGATATTGCCAACTGGTAA